The genomic interval CATCCAGACTTCATCAAACCCATCCTTCTCGCCTCAGGTGACCTCTCCATGACCCCACACTGACCCTCGGACTCCGGGATGGGAATTTACGGAAGATAATCTCTGTCTGTCCACTGCATCAGAGTCACGCAGCGGGCGATCGTGGCtttaaaacacagctccacaggGAACATTCTTTAAAGGAACTCTGTGTaatatttctactgtaaaattacagcttcaaaatcaatgtGATTCTGCATTGAGCTGTAACAAAGAGAACCGAGGCTCTGTCGCTGCGaccctgggctcagcactgcagaaacggcactgtGTAATTTTTGTAGCGGGGTAGGTAAGCACTTCCCTCTgcctccccattgatttcagtacagtgctgttatAGTTGTAGTTACATTACACATTAATGCCCATTCTGCTCTATGTTCCCTAAGCCCTAGTGATGGCATTATTAAGAGCCACTATTGAAAATACAGAGCCCTGCCCCCGTCTACAGCGCCCCTcccactttatatatatatatctctctctaCCAGAACACTtattgttctcctccgagtgtgttgaacTCCACTGACGTCATGGTGGTAGCGTTGTAAATTcataaagtttaaaataaaccATAAATAACAGGAACAATGCattgcatttatatttattctaatgttttGTTTCGCAACAGCTTCCATCACATTTAAAGACGAGTTGTTTTACGGATTCATGAGACCGTGGCTTGGTAAataacacttctctctctctctctctctctctctctctctcgttctctctctctctcgttctctctctctctctcgttctctctctctctctcattctctctctttctctctctctctctctctcgttctctctctctctctcattctctctctttctctctctctctctctctctcgttctctctctctctctcattctctctctttctctctctctctctctctctcgttctctctctctctctctctctctctctctctctctctctcgttctctctctctctctcattctctctctttctctctctctctctctctctctctctctctctctctctttctctctctctctctctcaataataagctttattggcatgactaTATTCATACATAGTATTGCCAAAGCATTAATACGATAACATGGAACATGAgtatcacaattttttttttttttttttttctgttattattaatataataattaacaatCTTATAgaactgtaataataaaaagaaccaGTTAAAACAatctatgtaataaataaataataatgttttatatatatatacatacatacatatacaaacatatacatatacatacataataataaataaataataataataataataataataattataaataaatacataagtaaataaaattataacaaaaataaatggtaGGAATGGTGAGAATGGTAACAGACAgagcaattgtgtgtgtgtgtgtgtgtacgtgtatatatgtgtgtttatgtgcgtgtgtgtgtgtatatatgtgtgtttgagtgtgtgtgtgtgttggtcactcactgtccctgaGTGTGTGGCAGGCAGATATATATCTCGCTGCCAGGGCGCTGCTCTCCCCCGTGTCTCGGAGCAGGACGCTCAGTTTGGCTTCGTTAGAGAAGCTGTTGAATTGTGGGTGAAGTTTTTCAAATTTTGGGAAATAAATTTGTCTTAATCTTTTGTATTTATCACACTCTGTGataaagtgcagctctgtctctacaGCGCCGCTCTGGCACTGCCGGCAGTGTCTCTCCGCTCTGGGGAGCCAGGTCTGTCGGTAGCGGCCGGTTTGTACGGCCAGGCTGTGGGCGCTGAGTCTGTAAaaaagtctgtctctctctgtttctctctctctctcctctctcattctctctctccctctctctctctctctctttctctctctctctttctctctctctctctctttctctctcgttctcactctctctctctccgtctttctctctctctctctctctctctctctctctctctcactcttgctctctctctctctctctctctctctctctctctctttctctctcgttctcactctctctctctctctctcactcttgctctctctctctctctctctctctctctctttctctctcactctttctctctctctctctttctctctcgttctcactctctctctctccgtctttctctctctctctctctctctctctctcactcttgctctctctctctctctctctctctctctcactaataCACTACTACAAGTGCCTGTTGTTTtaattgtgtaaatgtattaacagttctctctctctctctctctctctctctctctctctctctttgtgtgtgtgtgtgtgtgtgtgtgtgtgtgtttagggcaGGGTCTTGTTCTGAGTCATGGTAAAGAGTGGTCTCGTCAGCGCCGTCTCCTCACTCCAGCTTTCCACTTTGACATTCTCAAGAACTACGTCCACATTTTCAACCAGTCCTCAGATATAATGCATGTaaatctaacacacacaaacacacacacacacacacgcacacacacagctttctgACATCTGCCTCATTCAGCCGCATTACGTTTCAACCATTTTAGACACTGATAGAAAAGCATCAGATTAAATGGAGCagtggagactcaaaagtgtccgtaggtgtgagtgtgtgagtgaatgaatgtgtgagtgtgtgttgccctgtgaaggactggcgccccctttcagggtgtgttcccgccttgtgcccagtgattccaggtaggctctggacccaccatgaccctgaactggataagggttacagataatgaatgaaattgaGCAGCTAATACTCTAGAAAAGCATGGAATGAAAGACATTGAGCTGCACACGAGCGGCTGCTCCAGGGACACACTCAGGAGGCAGCTGTGTTGCTTTTTGTCCTGTGCTTTTGTAGAGATTAGCTTGCGTATCCACAGAACTGAATCTATAAAGATTTGGACACAGCGGCTGCTCTGTGGAGTGAAGTCTCTGACTGCGCTGATGTGCTGGTTTCAGGAGAAGTGTCGCCGCCTGCTGACAGAAGGGAAGAATGAGCTGGACATGTTTGAACACGTGACTCTGCTGACCCTGGACAGTCTCCTCAAGTGCACCTTCAGCTACGACAGCCAGTGCCAGGAGTGAGTGTAtctgtgttcacacacacacacacacacacatgcacacacacacacagttttaacctctctctctccctctccctctttctctctcctttctcatATCTCCCCACACTCccttcttctccctctctttccctctctctttctctctctcccttctctctctctgtctttccctcTCCTTTCTTCTATCTCCCTACACacccttcttctctctctctctttcccactctctctctctctctctctttctctctctgtctctgtgtgtgtctgtgtggtagGAGGTCCAGTGAGTATATCTCTGCGATCTTTGAGCTGAGTGAGTTGGTGGTGGCCAGACAGAGGTATCTTCCTCATCACTGGGATTTTCTGTATAAACGCTCTGCCGAGGGTCAGCGGTTCCACAGAGCGTGCGACATCGTCCACAGCTTCACCGCCAACATCGTCCAGCAGAGACGCTCCCAGCTCCTCCAACAGAAAACCCCAGAGAACCCCACCCAAAACACCACACCCAAGGGCAAGAGGAAAACCGTCGACTTCATAGACATCCTCCTTCTGTCAAAGGTGCATCAGTGACCACGGTTAAAGATGCAGTCAGTCACATTTTAAAGGTGTACTCAGTtacagttaaaggtgcagtcagtcacattttaaaagtgtactcagttacagttaaaggtgcagtcagtcacattttaaaagtgtactcagttacagttaaaggtgcagtcagtcacattttaaaggtgtactcagttacagttaaaggtgcagtcagtcacattttaaaagtgtactcagttacagttaaaggtgcagtcagtcacattttaaaagtgtactcagttacagttaaaggtgcagtcagtcacattttaaaagtgtactcagttacagttaaaggtgcagtcagtcacattttaaaagtgtactcagttacagttaaatgtgcagtcagtcacattttaaaagtgtactcagttacagttaaaggtgcagtcagtcacattttaaaagtgtactcagttacagttaaaggtgcagtcagtcacattttaaaagtgcactcagttacagttaaaggtgcagtcagtcacattttaaaaggtgtactcagttacagttaaaggtgcagtcagtcacattttaaaagtgcactcagttacagttaaaggtgcagtcaatcacattttaaaaggtgtactcagttacagttaaaggtgcagtcagtcacattttaaaagtgtactcagttacagttaaaggtgcagtcagtcacattttaaaagtgtactcagttacagttaaaggtgcagtcagtcacattttaaaagtgcactcagttacagttaaaggtgcagtcagtcacattttaaaagtgtactCAGTTccagttaaaggtgcagtcaatcacattttaaaagtgtactcagttacagttaaaggtgcagtcagtcacattttaaaggtgtactcagttacagttaaaggtgcagtcagtcacattttaaaagtgtactcatttacagttaaaggtgcagtcagtcatattttaaaaatgtacacagttacagttaaaggtgcagtcagtcacattttaaaagatgtactcagttacagttaaaggtgcagtcagtcacattttaaagatgtactcagttacagttaaaggtgcagtcagtcacattttaaaagtgtactcagttacagttaaaggtgcagtcagtcacatTTTAAAGGTGTAGTCAGTtacagttaaaggtgcagtcagtcacattttaaaggtgtactcagttacagttaaaggtgcagtcagtcacattttaaaagtgtaatcagttacagttaaaggtgcagtcagtcacatTTTAAAGGTGTAGTCAGTtacagttaaaggtgcagtcagtcacattttaaaggtgtactcagttacagttaaaggtgcagtcagtcacattttaaaagtgtactCAGTTACAGTgtaaggtgcagtcagtcacattttaaaagtgtactCAGTTacaattaaaggtgcagtcagtcacattttaaaagtgtactcagttacagttaaaggtgcagtcagtcacattttaaaagtgtactCAGTTccagttaaaggtgcagtcagtcacattttaaaagtgtactcagttacagttaaaggtgcagtcagtcacattttaaaagtgtactcagttacagttaaaggtgcagtcagtcacattttaaacgtgtactcagttacagttaaaggtgcagtcagtcacattttaaaagtgtgctcagttacagttaaaggtgcagtcagtcacattttaaagatgtactcagttacagttaaaggtgcagtcagtcacattttaaaagtgtactcagttacagttaaaggtgcagtcagtcacattttaaaagtgtactcagttacagttaaaggtgcagtcagtcacatTTTAAAGATGTACTCAGTTacaattaaaggtgcagtcagtcacattttaaaagtgtactcagttacagttaaaggtgcagtcagtcacattttaaaagtgtactcagttacagttaaaggtgcagtcagtcacattttaaaagtgcactcagttacagttaaaggtgcagtcagtcacattttaaaggtgtactcagttacagttaaaggtgcagtcagtcacattttaaaagtgcactcagttacagttaaaggtgcagtcagtcacattttaaaggtgtactcagttacagttaaaggtgcagtcagtcacattttaaaagtgtactcagttacagttaaaggtgcagtcaatcacattttaaaagtgcactcagttacagttaaaggtgcagtcagtcacattttaaaaggtgtactcagttacagttaaaggtgcagtcagtcacattttaaaagtgcactcagttacagttaaaggtgcagtcaatcacattttaaaaggtgtactcagttacagttaaaggtgcagtcagtcacattttaaaagtgtactcagttacagttaaaggtgcagtcagtcacattttaaaagtgtactcagttacagttaaaggtgcagtcagtcacattttaaaagtgcactcagttacagttaaaggtgcagtcagtcacattttaaaaggtgtactcagttacagttaaaggtgcagtcagtcacattttaaaagtgcactcagttacagttaaaggtgcagtcaatcacattttaaaaggtgtactcagttacagttaaaggtgcagtcagtcacattttaaaagtgtactcagttacagttaaaggtgcagtcagttacattttaaaagtgtactcagttacagttaaaggtgcagtcagtcacattttaaaagtgtactcagttacagttaaaggtgcagtcagtcacattttaaaggtgtactcagttacagttaaaggtgcagtcagtcacattttaaaagtgtactcagttacagttaaaggtgcagtcagtcacattttaaaagtgtactcagttacagttaaaggtgcagtcagtcacattttaaaagatgtactcagttacagttaaaggtgcagtcagtcacattttaaagatgtactcagttacagttaaaggtgcagtcagtcacattttaaaagtgtactcagttacagttaaaggtgcagtcagtcacattttaaaagtgtactcagttacagttaaaggtgcagtcagtcacattttaaaagtgtactcagttacagttaaaggtgcagtcagtcacattttaaaagtgtactcagttacagttaaaggtgcagtcagtcacattttaaaagtgtactcagttacagttaaaggtgcagtcagtcacattttaaaagtgtactcagttacagttaaaggtgcagtcagtcacattttaaaagtgtactcagttacagttaaaggtgcagtcagtcatattttaaaagtgtacacagttacagttaaaggtgcagtcagtcaagTTTTAAACGTGTACTCATTtacagttaaaggtgcagtcagtcatattttaaagatgtactcagttacagttaaaggtgcagtcagtcacattttaaaaggtgtactcagttacagttaaaggtgcagtcagtcacattttaaaaggtttACATGTTACTGAACAATGTATAACTACAGAAAGATATATTCTGAAAAAATGGATATTttctaataaataattcatattgACTAATGTATAGTTGCTAAAGAATAATTCAGGACGAAAATGAAGGTGTTAATGCGGCTGTTTGCGCAGGACGAGAATGGAGAGGGTCTGTCCAATGAGGAGATCAAAGCTCAAGCAGATACCTTCATGTTCGCAGGTAACTTTACATCTCCACTGGGTTTTAGATGCAGGGAACCTCTGAACTGgatcatcactcactcactcactcactgttagGAATTGCACCACATGGGTCTCTATTTCTCACCTGTTCATTCACCTATTTAACATAATCCTCGCTCTACCACGTAGCGATGATCTCAGTACTTTGAAGCCATTGAGAAGCCCAGCCCTGATTGGCTGATTCTTTGTTGATTGGTTGTGCCTAATCTATTGCTTTGTCTTCCCCTCTTTTTTCTCAGGTCACGATACGACAGCGAGCGCCATCTCCTGGCTGTTTTACAACCTGGCCACGCACCAGGAATATCAGGAACGCTGCCGTGAGGAGATTAACGCTCTTCTCAGTGACCGAGACACAGAGGAGATCACCTGGTCAGCGCCCACAATCCTGTCCAGTCCTGTATTCCTCTGTTTACATTAGACCtggaaaacatgaaataaatgttCCATAACAAGCTTTTCCTAGAGCTGTATGAAGCACATGGTGCTGGAAAGGTGCTctactgcatggtccctactgtACTCCACATTTCTGattggtcctggttctggaagtgggttcttgtttagtggctgttctctcgtggttcagagcgagtcgagtagggactaaaccgtggcgtgtaaaccttgcagagcgctgatcgtccagagagagtcgtcactctacgccacacaacgcagacgaccagcaccaactctccatctgtaaaatctccagcagcagcagagatcacgtttgtttttatccgactcacgacggcagctcgtaaaattacgccgtggtcttttgaagaggttcaaacgctccttggatcggtggccgacgaaagaatccagcgagagctggaggctgcaacaaggaaggaacaaactctactgatctgtctgaactgatgacggagctgtgttcagtcccaaacaacaacaacacgccgatacaccatgagtaaacaccgcttaacgttaccaccgccgttgttgtggtttccaaagcccactgttccctttagagacggggttagagacgacacccgatacatttcagggcggaactgtgggagtggaaaaccaaccagggaccaatcagagagtagagaccagtagagtttATTAGgtacaatgcagtggaaaagctacaAAAGTGTTTGTGACCCCAAACTAATCCTAGAGCTTCATCACCCACCCACTAACGTTtatgaggctgaatgccatcaaatcttcactcCTCTTAACTGAGCCTGATTAGTGTATGCTTCTGTTTGACTGTAACGATGACTTCTGTAGTGATAACTTCTTTTATGTTCATTGGCTGTAGGGATGACCTCAGTAATCTGCCCTTCACCACGATGTGCATCAAAGAAAGCCTCCGGCTCCACCCCCCAGCGACCACCGTGACACGTTATTACTCTCAGGATATGACCGTTCCTGGGGGACGCACCATACCGCAGGGTAACCCAACATTTTCCAACCCCTAGAGCATTCAATCAGCCAGTTTCTCCAGTTATCATCCTACATAGCAGCTGTTATCCTGACACCTagaggcctggatgtgtcagagattctgtccTAAACCTGTTTTACCCTTGGCTGCCTCCAAGTGGGAAacccgctctgtggagcataaactgattaATTCAGACCCCATTGTGGAGCAGTTCCTTTATATGAGAGAGTCTGTGAAAAGTAGTGCTCCGCCCAGTCAGCCATAACATGATAATATGGGcaatggatcattctcagcgctgcagtgacactgacgtggtggtggtgtgttagtgtgtgttgtgctggtgtagagtggatcagacacagcagtgctgctggagtttttaaaccctgtgtccactctctgtccactctgtgagacactcctccctcgttggtccaccttgtagatgtagagtcagagacagtagctcatctgtcgctgcacagtgtgtgtcgctcgtcctctagtccttcatcagtgacagaggacgctgtcggctggatgtttttggtcggtggactgttctcagacaaaacacacactaacaccatcaCCACGTCAAACAGCGAAGATAAGATGTTTGTAAAAAAAGTATTTAGAAAAACAATGTCTGACAATTTAACAGAGTTAAACTCTAATGTCCACAGGAAACATCTGTCTGGTCAGTATCTACGGCACCCACCACAATCCTGACATCTGGCCTAATCCAGAGGTGAGAGAAAGAGCTCCTTtcagtcttctctctctctctctctctctctctctctctctctctctctctctctcatcttatttactctcttctctttttatcGCTTCTTCTCTCGTCTTCTCTGTTTCTTTGTCTTTAACACTCTTCATCATTACTTCTCTAAATTGCCTCCTATTCTCAGTTCTCTTCTATACTTTTCTCTGCTCTCATTTCTTCTATTCTCTTCATTTCTCATCTctgctcttctcttctttttcttgttttctcttctctgttctgttcttttctgctcatctcctctcttcacttctctgctcctctttttcttctcttctttctctacTTTTCTCTACTCCTTTTCTCTGCTCAtctcatctcttctcttctcatctcttctTCTATTATCTTatcatctcttctcttctctgctcATCTCCTCTCTTCACACCTCTTCTCTgctcctctcttttcttcttttctcttctcatctcttcACTTCTTTTCACTTctcatttcttcttttctcttctctgctcATCTCTCTTCACACCTCTTCCCTgctcctctcttttcttcttttctattctcttctcatctcttcACTTCTCTGCTCATCTCATCTCCTCCCTTTTCATCTCTTCTCTGTTCCTCTTCTATTCTCTTCTATTCTCCtcatctcttcttttctcttctctgcgAACTCATGTCCTTtcttctcatctcttctctgttcttctcttctctgctcctctcttttcttctttgtccttctcttcacttctcttctcttctcttctcttctcttctctgcttttctcttctctgctcTTCATTCCACAGTTATTGAGGTTAGTGGATGTGTTTTCTGCAGGATTATGATCCGATGCGTTTTGACCCTGAAAACTCAAAGGAGCGCTCTTCCTACGCTTTTGTCCCCTTCTCCGCGGGGCCAAGGTGAGCAACtttcctca from Hoplias malabaricus isolate fHopMal1 chromosome 3, fHopMal1.hap1, whole genome shotgun sequence carries:
- the cyp4f3 gene encoding cytochrome P450 4F3; translated protein: MSLVLFGKLRDLLCPLLSGCSVLRVLGVCVLTLALVLVGRVLKLLWKRRELSCFSRPPQRNWLLGHLGMLRTDEVGMQEVDELVRTHRHSCAWFFGPFYSIIRLFHPDFIKPILLASASITFKDELFYGFMRPWLGQGLVLSHGKEWSRQRRLLTPAFHFDILKNYVHIFNQSSDIMHEKCRRLLTEGKNELDMFEHVTLLTLDSLLKCTFSYDSQCQERSSEYISAIFELSELVVARQRYLPHHWDFLYKRSAEGQRFHRACDIVHSFTANIVQQRRSQLLQQKTPENPTQNTTPKGKRKTVDFIDILLLSKDENGEGLSNEEIKAQADTFMFAGHDTTASAISWLFYNLATHQEYQERCREEINALLSDRDTEEITWDDLSNLPFTTMCIKESLRLHPPATTVTRYYSQDMTVPGGRTIPQGNICLVSIYGTHHNPDIWPNPEDYDPMRFDPENSKERSSYAFVPFSAGPRNCIGQSFAMAEIRVVVALTLRRFRILPGSRAPKRLYKLIMRTEDGLPLKLEPLTPSQN